A region of Bacteroidetes Order II. bacterium DNA encodes the following proteins:
- the guaB gene encoding IMP dehydrogenase yields the protein MSSKIIREGLTYDDVLLLPGRSNVLPRDANLKTRLTKKIYLNIPFLSAAMDTVTESQMAIAMAREGGVGVLHKNMTIERQAGEVRRVKRSESGMILDPITLRPENTVKDAKELMAKFSIGGIPVVDENRTLLGIVTNRDLRFEPTASTKLAQIMTRTPLRTASVGTSLAIAEDLLKQYKIEKLPVVDEHGMLKGLITFKDIKKKQAHPYASKDDHGRLRVGAAVGVTPDTLERVAALVEAGVDFVVVDTAHGHSEGVLNMVSAIKTIYGDLEVLAGNVATASGARDLIESGADAVKVGIGPGSICTTRVIAGVGVPQFTAVLDCAEVAALYDVPVIADGGIKLTGDVPKAIAAGADTVMIGSLFAGVDESPGHTVLYEGRKFKAYRGMGSLGAMKAGSKDRYFQDAEDDIKKLVPEGIEGRVPYKGTLSEVIFQMKGGLQAAMGYCGCPTIPDLREKARFVRITASGIRESHPHDIILTEEAPNYSSRR from the coding sequence GTGTCATCCAAAATTATCCGTGAAGGTCTTACCTACGATGATGTGTTGTTGCTTCCAGGGCGCTCTAATGTGTTGCCTCGTGATGCCAATTTGAAAACACGTCTAACGAAAAAAATCTACCTAAATATTCCTTTCCTCTCGGCTGCAATGGATACCGTCACCGAGTCTCAAATGGCCATTGCAATGGCACGGGAAGGCGGTGTAGGGGTTTTGCACAAAAATATGACGATTGAACGTCAGGCAGGAGAAGTACGTCGTGTTAAACGGTCTGAAAGTGGGATGATTTTAGATCCGATTACCTTGCGGCCGGAAAATACCGTAAAAGACGCAAAAGAACTGATGGCCAAATTTTCCATTGGTGGAATTCCAGTGGTGGATGAAAACCGGACTCTATTGGGTATTGTTACCAACCGAGATCTTCGGTTTGAGCCGACTGCCTCAACCAAATTGGCACAAATTATGACGCGTACTCCGCTCAGAACGGCTTCCGTTGGTACGTCATTGGCTATCGCCGAGGACCTACTCAAACAATACAAAATTGAAAAATTACCCGTAGTGGACGAACACGGGATGTTAAAAGGCTTAATTACCTTTAAGGATATTAAGAAAAAACAAGCACATCCATATGCGTCTAAAGACGATCATGGGCGGTTGCGGGTGGGTGCAGCAGTGGGGGTTACGCCCGATACCTTGGAACGTGTAGCGGCTCTTGTGGAAGCCGGAGTGGATTTTGTGGTGGTGGATACTGCTCATGGCCATTCGGAAGGAGTACTGAATATGGTTTCGGCAATCAAGACGATTTATGGAGATTTAGAAGTGCTCGCTGGTAATGTCGCAACGGCTTCTGGCGCCCGCGATCTGATAGAATCGGGAGCAGATGCCGTGAAGGTGGGCATTGGTCCAGGTTCCATTTGCACAACCCGCGTTATTGCGGGGGTAGGGGTGCCACAATTCACGGCTGTGTTGGATTGTGCAGAGGTGGCGGCCTTATATGATGTGCCCGTTATTGCAGATGGTGGGATCAAGTTAACAGGAGATGTCCCCAAAGCTATTGCAGCAGGTGCAGATACCGTCATGATTGGCTCTTTGTTTGCAGGTGTAGATGAAAGCCCCGGACATACAGTGTTATACGAAGGGCGTAAATTTAAAGCATATCGCGGAATGGGATCATTGGGGGCCATGAAAGCAGGAAGTAAAGACCGCTATTTTCAAGATGCCGAAGACGATATCAAAAAATTGGTGCCAGAAGGCATTGAAGGCCGGGTTCCTTATAAAGGCACCCTAAGCGAGGTGATCTTTCAAATGAAGGGCGGCCTTCAAGCAGCAATGGGGTATTGCGGCTGTCCCACCATCCCAGACCTCCGAGAAAAGGCTCGTTTTGTCC